One part of the Clostridium thermosuccinogenes genome encodes these proteins:
- a CDS encoding M56 family metallopeptidase, whose product MVLEAFFRNILSLSLMGSILTGIIILVKRLLNNKLSANWHYFIWFLLIVRLTMPFAPESSLSIFNLFPSTPQKIETAQYSNIDRNVPFSPIEKDLQSFTGTDMDTTGNLQSKSDDMVNEVEPNKESFDFNFRIISIIYLIGTVLFLLYIFILNSTLLIRTQKGICKDEEILRIFNGCKLKMNVKKDIPIVYDNNMKTPSLFGLVRPKLLISSEIINTLSEEEKRYIFLHELAHFKRKDNWANWIMLLVQILHWFNPIVWYAFYKMREDCEVACDAYVLSRLKEVEHKKYGETIINLINAISKPYWASITTGMTNSNRSGIKRRIKMIAMFRKNSWKWSVAAVVIIVAVGVVGLTNQTSLRTLAGKDDFEHTGNQANSSTGTPRIELILDTNGLYWNEVKPISITDDKMIHDIMSMIEKSKPLADESKIGNMSGMARKNNKLILYETEGSKREIAFAYDTLYEIGYIEEDGRRLEPDYSFFRYIADLNEYSNPDTNIEAQVMQLFNKYNWTVDYRINTLKEKLPESLKHKAGEYPVKIYWAYNNELSKEIGLDFAEYLGKDVVIDIYRLREPLPEFMKPRRDARGIVLKYNDEIIGAYIDAGRHDSFACSLDRRSLKDITGKEWDGWIESYIDYEDELEIKLSKMEPEDIIREYFKALDRNDIKMIWACMTRKNLSGHLSSNMNNQYLFNTDEDGIDYNIKSAKLLEIKEIKGLNNEPGVLEYMVEVDFDFKKSITSDDGVQPRFVILKKETEKSGWRINSTGTGP is encoded by the coding sequence ATGGTATTAGAAGCATTCTTTAGGAATATTCTTTCCTTGTCTTTAATGGGAAGCATACTGACAGGAATAATTATACTGGTAAAAAGATTACTTAATAATAAATTAAGTGCTAATTGGCATTATTTTATATGGTTTCTGCTGATTGTCAGGCTAACAATGCCTTTTGCTCCGGAGAGTTCACTGAGCATATTTAATCTTTTTCCTTCCACACCCCAAAAGATTGAAACGGCACAATATTCTAATATCGATAGAAATGTGCCTTTTTCACCTATAGAAAAGGATTTGCAGAGCTTTACAGGTACGGACATGGATACTACCGGCAATCTGCAAAGCAAATCAGATGATATGGTAAATGAGGTTGAACCTAATAAAGAAAGTTTTGATTTCAACTTTAGAATAATAAGCATAATCTATCTGATCGGTACAGTTCTTTTTCTGCTGTATATATTTATCCTAAACTCTACACTTCTGATTAGAACACAAAAAGGCATATGCAAAGATGAAGAAATTTTAAGAATTTTCAATGGGTGCAAGCTAAAAATGAATGTCAAGAAGGACATCCCAATAGTATATGACAATAATATGAAAACACCTTCTCTTTTTGGATTGGTAAGACCTAAACTTCTGATATCTTCCGAAATCATCAATACCTTATCGGAAGAGGAAAAGAGGTATATATTCCTGCATGAACTTGCTCATTTTAAGAGAAAGGATAATTGGGCGAACTGGATAATGTTGCTGGTACAGATTTTGCACTGGTTTAACCCGATAGTGTGGTACGCTTTCTATAAAATGCGCGAAGATTGTGAAGTTGCGTGTGATGCGTACGTTTTATCCCGATTAAAGGAAGTAGAGCATAAAAAATATGGAGAGACAATCATCAATTTGATAAATGCAATATCCAAGCCGTATTGGGCTTCGATTACTACAGGGATGACTAACAGCAATAGGTCTGGTATAAAGAGGAGAATCAAGATGATTGCAATGTTTAGGAAAAACTCGTGGAAATGGTCTGTTGCAGCGGTTGTTATAATAGTGGCTGTGGGAGTTGTAGGATTGACTAATCAGACCTCATTGCGGACACTAGCCGGAAAGGATGATTTTGAACATACCGGGAATCAAGCAAACAGCAGTACAGGTACCCCAAGGATCGAACTTATCCTGGACACAAATGGGCTTTACTGGAATGAGGTAAAACCGATATCTATCACAGACGATAAAATGATACATGATATCATGTCCATGATAGAAAAAAGCAAGCCTTTGGCCGATGAGTCCAAAATAGGCAATATGAGCGGAATGGCCCGCAAAAACAACAAGTTAATCCTTTATGAAACAGAGGGGAGCAAAAGAGAGATTGCTTTTGCATATGATACTCTTTATGAAATAGGGTACATTGAGGAAGACGGCAGGAGGCTTGAGCCTGATTATAGCTTTTTTAGATACATTGCAGATCTAAATGAGTATTCAAATCCTGATACAAATATAGAAGCTCAGGTAATGCAGCTTTTTAACAAGTATAACTGGACTGTTGACTATAGAATAAATACTCTGAAAGAAAAATTGCCTGAAAGCTTAAAACATAAGGCAGGAGAATACCCGGTAAAAATATACTGGGCTTATAATAATGAGCTATCAAAGGAGATAGGGCTTGATTTTGCTGAGTATCTTGGAAAAGATGTAGTAATAGACATTTACAGGCTGCGGGAACCACTTCCCGAGTTTATGAAGCCAAGAAGAGATGCAAGGGGTATTGTTCTTAAATATAATGATGAGATTATCGGAGCATATATTGATGCTGGAAGGCACGATTCTTTTGCTTGTTCCCTCGATAGAAGGAGTTTAAAAGATATCACGGGTAAGGAATGGGATGGATGGATTGAAAGCTATATAGATTATGAGGATGAATTGGAAATCAAATTGTCAAAAATGGAGCCGGAGGATATTATTAGAGAGTATTTCAAGGCATTAGACAGGAATGATATAAAAATGATATGGGCATGCATGACACGGAAAAATCTGTCGGGGCATTTATCATCTAATATGAACAACCAATACCTTTTTAATACGGATGAGGATGGAATTGACTACAACATAAAAAGCGCAAAACTCTTGGAGATAAAAGAGATAAAGGGATTAAACAATGAGCCGGGAGTGCTGGAGTACATGGTTGAAGTAGATTTTGACTTTAAAAAGTCAATAACATCAGATGATGGAGTCCAGCCAAGATTTGTTATATTAAAGAAAGAAACTGAAAAAAGCGGCTGGAGAATTAATTCTACCGGAACAGGACCATGA
- a CDS encoding BlaI/MecI/CopY family transcriptional regulator — protein MKKLPNISDAEWQVMRVLWEKSPLTSTEIIDALRDSTTWSPKTIHTLISRLVKKEVVGVNKDFSLNKYFPLVTEEECRKVETRSFIQKVYDGSLHLLIKSFIENEKLTSEEIDDLRRMLDEKSKQGGR, from the coding sequence ATGAAAAAGCTACCCAATATTTCCGATGCAGAATGGCAGGTCATGAGAGTTTTATGGGAGAAATCCCCTTTAACTTCTACAGAGATAATCGATGCCTTAAGAGATAGCACTACCTGGAGCCCAAAGACGATTCACACCCTCATTAGCCGATTGGTAAAAAAAGAGGTGGTTGGAGTTAATAAAGATTTTTCTCTCAATAAATATTTCCCCCTGGTTACTGAGGAAGAGTGCAGAAAAGTGGAGACAAGGTCCTTTATCCAAAAAGTATATGACGGATCTTTGCATTTGCTGATAAAGAGCTTTATAGAAAACGAAAAATTAACTTCGGAAGAGATTGATGATTTGAGACGGATGCTGGATGAAAAAAGCAAACAAGGTGGGAGATAG
- a CDS encoding DUF3626 domain-containing protein, with translation MLHYQKDAIEKVRKSEIMRQKYEIELNWIPERQLDIHCIGELFRGPKIPLLVQRIDSIFGNGQGVVNAFIGQASRDIGLYPEKWADLGSKEQLFQYIKQLWHTVAYFG, from the coding sequence ATGCTGCATTATCAAAAAGATGCTATTGAGAAAGTGAGAAAATCAGAAATTATGCGCCAAAAATATGAGATAGAACTAAACTGGATTCCCGAAAGGCAGTTGGATATTCATTGCATTGGTGAGCTTTTTAGGGGACCGAAAATTCCGCTGTTGGTACAAAGAATAGATAGTATTTTTGGAAATGGACAAGGTGTCGTTAATGCGTTTATTGGTCAGGCATCTCGTGACATTGGCCTCTATCCTGAAAAATGGGCTGATCTGGGCAGCAAAGAGCAGCTTTTTCAGTATATTAAACAGTTATGGCATACTGTTGCTTATTTTGGCTAA
- a CDS encoding lactate utilization protein: MEKNVAWYMEKKVERTIEGLRKRNMEGYIVNDEVELIELLAKLIPQNSIVGVGDSMTLFETGVIDFLRKGNFNFLDKYREGITSEEKREIYIKNFSADTFMCSTNALTESGELYNIDGNGSRVAPMLYGPRQVILVAGVNKIVRDIEEAEKRVRQYAAPIDAKRLGKDTPCTALGYCMDCKSPNRICNDFVVIRGQFIKGRIKVIIVRKQLGY; this comes from the coding sequence TTGGAAAAAAACGTTGCATGGTATATGGAAAAAAAGGTTGAAAGAACTATAGAGGGTTTAAGAAAACGCAACATGGAGGGGTATATTGTTAACGATGAAGTAGAATTAATCGAACTGCTGGCAAAACTGATTCCGCAGAACTCTATAGTAGGCGTGGGAGACTCAATGACGCTTTTTGAAACAGGAGTAATAGATTTTCTTCGTAAAGGCAATTTCAATTTTCTTGACAAATATAGAGAGGGTATAACAAGTGAAGAAAAAAGGGAGATTTATATAAAAAACTTCTCTGCTGATACCTTTATGTGCAGCACAAATGCTTTAACCGAAAGTGGTGAATTGTATAATATTGATGGTAATGGAAGCAGAGTTGCACCTATGCTGTATGGACCTAGGCAGGTTATTTTAGTTGCAGGTGTTAACAAAATAGTTCGTGACATTGAGGAAGCGGAAAAAAGAGTTAGACAATATGCAGCTCCAATAGATGCCAAAAGATTGGGCAAGGATACGCCGTGCACTGCTTTAGGCTACTGCATGGACTGCAAAAGCCCGAATAGGATATGCAATGATTTTGTAGTCATTAGGGGGCAATTTATCAAAGGCAGGATAAAAGTGATTATTGTTAGAAAACAACTGGGATATTAG
- a CDS encoding GNAT family N-acetyltransferase produces MADCVLIKPDLSFESEIEAFRKEMIEANSSMDGTGPLKQMDNIKEWLKYSQCCGNKEYVPENWVTCDQYIYVRVADNKIVGMIQFRHYLNEFLEKYGGHIGYSVRPSERRKGYAKQMLAECLKACKAYGLKDILITCNQENKGSKRTILANGGVYESTVYYESQDVYLERYWIHI; encoded by the coding sequence ATGGCTGATTGCGTGTTAATAAAACCAGACCTTTCTTTTGAGAGTGAAATTGAAGCATTTCGCAAAGAAATGATAGAGGCTAATAGCTCTATGGATGGAACAGGTCCTCTGAAGCAAATGGATAATATTAAAGAATGGCTGAAATATAGCCAGTGTTGTGGAAATAAAGAATATGTGCCTGAAAACTGGGTTACATGTGACCAATATATTTATGTTCGCGTAGCAGACAATAAAATAGTTGGTATGATTCAATTCCGCCATTATCTTAACGAGTTTCTTGAGAAATATGGTGGCCACATTGGATATTCAGTTCGGCCCAGTGAAAGAAGAAAGGGATATGCCAAACAGATGCTTGCTGAGTGTCTTAAAGCATGTAAAGCATACGGGCTCAAGGATATTTTGATAACATGCAATCAGGAAAATAAAGGAAGTAAACGCACCATTCTGGCTAATGGTGGTGTATACGAAAGTACCGTTTATTATGAGTCTCAAGATGTATATTTAGAAAGGTACTGGATACATATATAG
- a CDS encoding 5'-methylthioadenosine/adenosylhomocysteine nucleosidase: MQWKIGIICAVDREVKPFLTHIENCIVSEKAMLKIYEGTIEGVSVVALFSGVCKVNAAIAAQILIDTYHVNAIINAGTAGGIDSKVNVFDTVISTQVAYHDVSDNILKEFHPHMPSIYFDADSLLLDLARKSIQNKKSDYAVYFGKMVTGDKFIDDINLINSISAKYAALSADMETASIAHVCYVNRVPFIAIRTITDTATHSGFENFEKNCDVASNISKDFVLGLLKEIKTYFSLVK, translated from the coding sequence ATGCAATGGAAGATAGGTATAATATGTGCAGTCGATAGAGAGGTTAAGCCATTTTTAACCCACATAGAAAATTGTATTGTTTCAGAAAAAGCAATGCTAAAGATTTACGAGGGAACAATAGAAGGAGTATCTGTTGTCGCACTATTTAGCGGAGTTTGCAAAGTAAATGCCGCGATAGCCGCTCAAATACTGATAGATACTTACCATGTAAATGCTATTATAAATGCAGGAACAGCAGGTGGAATAGACAGTAAGGTTAATGTTTTCGACACGGTAATCTCGACCCAGGTGGCATATCACGATGTTAGTGATAATATATTGAAAGAGTTCCATCCCCATATGCCGTCAATATACTTTGATGCGGATAGTCTTTTACTTGATCTGGCAAGGAAATCAATCCAAAACAAAAAATCCGATTATGCTGTTTATTTTGGGAAAATGGTTACAGGAGATAAATTTATAGATGATATAAATTTAATAAATAGCATTAGTGCCAAATATGCAGCATTATCTGCTGATATGGAAACAGCAAGTATTGCCCATGTGTGTTATGTTAATCGTGTACCATTTATTGCCATACGAACGATTACTGATACAGCAACCCATAGTGGTTTTGAAAATTTTGAAAAGAACTGTGATGTGGCATCAAACATATCCAAGGATTTTGTTTTGGGATTATTGAAAGAAATAAAGACTTATTTTTCACTTGTGAAATGA
- the glmS gene encoding glutamine--fructose-6-phosphate transaminase (isomerizing) — protein MCGIVGYIGERCAAPILINGLKKLEYRGYDSAGVAVFDNGALKVVKCKGRLKCLEEKVANETLEGKVGIGHTRWATHGEPNDVNSHPHISNSGKIAVVHNGIIENYIKLKEFLQSKGYNFESDTDTEVVAHLVDYNYKGDLKEAVMSTISELEGSYALGVICSDCPDMFLAARKDSPLIVGLGRGENFIASDIPAILEHTRDIYILEDKEIAVLDKDNVKVFNIYGTEVKKEVFHVNWDVAAAEKSGYKHFMMKEMCEEPKVLKDTISPRIKDGKIVLDSINIEPEYLENINRIHIVACGTAYHAGVVGKYLIEKLARIPVEVDVASEFRYRDPLLSDKDLVIIISQSGETIDTLFALRESKRKGARVLSIVNVVGSSIARESDEVLYTWAGPEIAVASTKAYNTQLAVLYLIACDFAKKRGTIDDEQLERIIEQLKEMPSVVDKVLQNKEAIQKFSSEHYNAKSIFFIGRGLDYALSMEGSLKLKEISYIHSEAYAGGELKHGTIALIEKGTLVVCPMTQDDLLEKMISNIREVKARGAVVLAITQEKNKEVEKVADVVIKIPDVDPLVAPIAAITSMQLFAYYMAVQKGCDVDKPRNLAKSVTVE, from the coding sequence ATGTGTGGTATAGTTGGATATATTGGTGAAAGGTGTGCTGCGCCGATTCTCATAAATGGTTTAAAAAAGCTGGAATACAGGGGTTATGATTCGGCCGGGGTTGCTGTTTTTGATAATGGTGCTTTGAAGGTCGTAAAGTGCAAGGGAAGGCTCAAATGCCTTGAAGAAAAGGTGGCCAATGAAACCCTGGAAGGGAAGGTGGGAATAGGCCATACTCGATGGGCTACCCACGGAGAACCCAATGATGTCAACTCCCATCCTCATATAAGCAATTCGGGAAAAATAGCAGTGGTGCACAATGGGATTATTGAAAATTACATAAAACTGAAAGAGTTTTTGCAGTCCAAGGGATATAATTTCGAGTCGGATACGGATACCGAAGTGGTGGCTCATTTGGTGGATTATAATTACAAAGGAGATTTAAAGGAAGCGGTAATGAGCACTATCAGTGAGCTGGAAGGCTCTTATGCTTTGGGTGTCATTTGCAGCGACTGCCCCGATATGTTTTTAGCCGCAAGAAAGGACAGCCCTTTGATTGTCGGCCTTGGCCGGGGGGAGAATTTCATAGCTTCTGATATACCGGCCATACTGGAGCACACCAGGGATATCTATATACTTGAGGATAAAGAAATCGCAGTTCTGGACAAGGACAATGTGAAGGTATTCAACATATACGGGACCGAGGTCAAAAAGGAAGTATTCCATGTGAACTGGGATGTGGCTGCGGCGGAAAAATCCGGCTATAAGCATTTCATGATGAAGGAAATGTGCGAGGAGCCGAAGGTTTTGAAGGATACCATCAGCCCCAGGATAAAAGACGGGAAGATAGTATTGGACAGCATCAATATTGAGCCTGAGTATCTGGAGAATATAAACAGGATACATATAGTGGCATGCGGAACTGCCTATCATGCCGGAGTTGTGGGAAAATACCTTATAGAGAAGCTGGCCAGGATACCGGTGGAAGTGGATGTTGCTTCAGAATTCAGATACCGTGATCCTCTTTTGTCCGACAAGGATCTGGTCATAATAATCAGCCAGTCTGGAGAGACCATTGATACCCTTTTTGCTCTAAGAGAGTCAAAGAGGAAAGGAGCAAGAGTTCTGTCCATTGTGAATGTGGTGGGCAGCTCCATTGCGCGGGAGTCGGACGAAGTGCTGTATACCTGGGCAGGCCCGGAGATAGCCGTGGCATCGACAAAGGCATACAACACGCAGCTGGCGGTGCTTTATCTCATAGCTTGCGATTTCGCCAAAAAAAGAGGAACTATCGACGACGAGCAGCTTGAGCGGATAATTGAGCAATTGAAGGAGATGCCTTCTGTTGTAGATAAGGTGCTGCAAAACAAGGAAGCCATACAAAAATTCTCTTCCGAGCATTATAATGCAAAAAGCATATTCTTCATTGGAAGAGGGCTGGATTATGCATTGTCCATGGAAGGTTCTTTGAAATTGAAGGAAATTTCATATATACATTCTGAAGCCTATGCCGGTGGTGAGTTAAAGCATGGAACCATCGCCCTAATAGAAAAGGGCACACTGGTGGTATGCCCAATGACTCAGGATGACCTGCTGGAGAAGATGATAAGCAATATAAGGGAGGTAAAAGCCAGAGGTGCGGTGGTATTGGCCATAACGCAGGAAAAGAACAAAGAGGTGGAGAAGGTTGCAGATGTGGTAATAAAGATTCCGGATGTTGATCCTTTAGTCGCTCCCATCGCCGCCATCACCTCCATGCAGCTTTTTGCATACTATATGGCGGTTCAAAAGGGGTGCGACGTTGATAAACCCAGGAATCTGGCCAAAAGCGTGACTGTGGAGTAG
- the glmM gene encoding phosphoglucosamine mutase encodes MGRLFGTDGVRGIANLELTGALAYKLGQAGAYVLTSETKHTPRILVGMDTRISGSMLESALVAGICSVGAEAICLGVIPTPAVAYLTRLYKADAGVVISASHNPYEFNGIKFFNANGYKLPDAIEEKIEAIVLDESYELPKPTGKELGFKSVIGTAVDDYVSYLKSTIDTDLSGMKIALDCANGAAFQAAPKTLRELGAEVLVINNNPDGVNINLNCGSTHMEELQKLVVESGADIGLAFDGDADRMLAVDEKGNIIDGDQIMAVIGLDLAKKGKLSKNTIVATVMSNLGFDIMAKREGISLVKTKVGDRYVLEEMLDKGYVLGGEQSGHIIFLEHNTTGDGLLTALQLLRVVKDSNKKPSELASVMQVLPQVLINAKVRNDNKHKYLEDEVIAKVCGELEAEFDGEGRVLIRPSGTEPLVRVMIEGKDQDYIRSRAEELARLIEERLG; translated from the coding sequence TTGGGACGACTTTTTGGTACAGACGGGGTTAGAGGTATAGCAAATCTGGAATTGACGGGAGCTTTGGCATATAAATTGGGTCAGGCAGGCGCATATGTCCTGACATCGGAGACAAAACACACGCCGAGGATACTGGTGGGCATGGATACGAGAATATCAGGAAGCATGCTGGAGTCTGCGCTGGTGGCCGGAATATGCTCGGTGGGTGCGGAGGCGATATGCCTGGGAGTCATACCAACACCTGCGGTAGCATATTTGACAAGGCTTTATAAGGCCGATGCCGGGGTGGTTATATCTGCATCCCATAATCCTTATGAGTTTAACGGTATAAAGTTTTTTAATGCAAACGGATACAAGCTTCCGGATGCGATAGAGGAGAAAATTGAAGCCATTGTTCTGGACGAAAGCTACGAGCTTCCCAAACCGACAGGCAAGGAGCTGGGATTTAAAAGTGTGATTGGTACGGCTGTGGACGACTATGTTTCATACTTGAAAAGCACCATTGATACGGATTTGTCAGGCATGAAAATAGCTTTGGACTGTGCCAACGGTGCTGCTTTTCAGGCTGCACCCAAGACCCTGCGTGAACTGGGAGCAGAGGTTCTGGTTATAAACAATAATCCCGACGGTGTAAACATAAATCTAAACTGTGGTTCGACCCATATGGAGGAACTGCAGAAACTTGTAGTGGAATCTGGTGCCGATATCGGCCTGGCTTTCGACGGCGATGCCGATCGTATGCTGGCAGTGGATGAAAAGGGTAACATAATAGACGGAGATCAGATAATGGCTGTGATCGGGCTGGATCTTGCCAAAAAAGGCAAGCTTTCCAAAAACACCATTGTTGCAACCGTAATGAGCAATCTCGGTTTTGATATAATGGCAAAAAGGGAAGGAATCAGCTTGGTCAAGACAAAGGTAGGAGACAGGTATGTCCTTGAGGAAATGCTGGATAAAGGATATGTTTTAGGTGGAGAGCAGTCCGGCCATATAATTTTCCTTGAGCACAATACCACCGGTGACGGCCTTTTGACGGCGCTGCAGTTGCTTAGGGTCGTGAAAGACTCCAACAAGAAGCCTTCGGAGCTGGCCTCCGTAATGCAGGTCCTTCCCCAGGTGCTTATAAATGCCAAAGTCAGGAATGACAACAAGCATAAATACCTGGAGGATGAAGTGATAGCCAAAGTGTGTGGAGAGCTTGAAGCGGAGTTTGACGGCGAAGGAAGGGTGCTTATCAGGCCTTCCGGTACGGAGCCTCTTGTAAGGGTTATGATAGAAGGCAAGGATCAGGATTATATCAGATCCAGGGCTGAAGAACTGGCAAGATTGATTGAAGAAAGATTAGGATGA
- a CDS encoding transposase, which translates to MRSTKNCISDITVAKHGIHDIITELVRKFNLDKFLFPEKYTLVFVAACMGIILFNNPTATYIAQKLYWVSHDAITRLLPLLSINNTNIMILFIQAIQSQTAGLGYLIIDDVIIRKPFGKSIFPTSYVYDHTNNRYVWGMHIVVLLWSNGWIKIPVAFRIWKPEEKCEEYHTKVELAIRMISFAHKFGLAAEYVTFDTWYSCKELLQKLSECGYHYVCMIKNNRKVLYNNRVNFNVKTISLLFSKKQYRYYPGTGFYIKALSVILPGVGNTMMAIVKNGYNASIQNTRFIITDLPGVAAQDILKKYLCRWDIEVFFRDIKQFLNFEKVQVRSIRKLEGHFSLVFITSVFVQILQIQNNLNTMGETISFLQDIVQVKVNGIVYIINVTSKDRTGKEVNTVSNPLATTIWDKLSA; encoded by the coding sequence ATGAGGTCTACCAAAAATTGCATTTCCGACATAACCGTTGCCAAGCACGGCATTCACGATATTATTACTGAACTGGTGAGAAAGTTCAATTTGGATAAGTTTTTGTTCCCTGAGAAGTATACACTGGTCTTCGTTGCAGCATGTATGGGTATAATCCTGTTTAATAATCCTACAGCAACATATATTGCGCAGAAGCTGTACTGGGTATCCCATGATGCCATAACAAGGCTGCTGCCGTTGCTTTCTATTAATAACACAAATATCATGATCCTGTTCATCCAGGCAATACAGTCACAAACGGCTGGTCTTGGATATTTGATCATCGATGATGTGATTATCAGGAAGCCTTTCGGCAAGAGCATTTTCCCGACATCTTATGTATACGATCACACAAATAATCGGTATGTCTGGGGAATGCACATTGTAGTCCTTCTATGGTCTAATGGTTGGATTAAAATCCCCGTGGCGTTTCGGATATGGAAACCGGAAGAAAAGTGTGAAGAATATCATACCAAGGTTGAACTAGCCATACGTATGATATCCTTCGCCCACAAATTTGGTTTGGCTGCCGAATACGTCACATTCGACACCTGGTATTCCTGTAAAGAGCTCCTGCAAAAGCTCTCAGAGTGCGGTTACCACTATGTCTGCATGATAAAGAATAACCGCAAAGTGCTGTACAACAACAGGGTTAACTTTAACGTTAAGACCATAAGCCTGCTGTTTAGCAAGAAACAGTACAGGTACTACCCCGGTACAGGCTTCTACATCAAGGCTTTATCGGTAATCTTACCTGGTGTGGGTAACACCATGATGGCAATAGTCAAAAACGGCTATAACGCATCTATCCAAAACACCAGATTTATCATTACTGACTTGCCCGGTGTAGCTGCTCAAGACATCCTCAAGAAATACCTTTGCCGTTGGGACATTGAAGTATTCTTCAGAGACATCAAGCAGTTTCTGAACTTTGAAAAAGTTCAAGTCCGGTCTATTAGAAAACTTGAGGGTCACTTCTCCTTGGTGTTCATAACTTCTGTATTCGTGCAGATTTTGCAGATACAGAATAATTTGAATACCATGGGTGAAACCATCAGCTTCCTGCAGGACATTGTCCAGGTTAAAGTCAACGGTATTGTGTACATTATTAATGTAACATCCAAAGACCGGACAGGTAAAGAGGTAAATACTGTCTCAAATCCTCTCGCAACAACCATTTGGGACAAATTAAGTGCGTGA
- a CDS encoding amidohydrolase, with amino-acid sequence MDELKKTVCAAIDANREKIIQIGEEIYKHPELGYQEHKTSDFISLLFTELGLKNISRHAITGVRGLISGRSHEICLAVMGELDAVICPSHPFADPASGAAHACGHNAQLASMIGCAIGLTESGAMEQLDGDICCFATPAEEYVQIEYRKQLMDQGKISYLGGKQQLIASGAFDDIDLAMMVHSETNAPAPRVVVNGSAMGFIGKAVRFIGKEAHAGGAPHEGINALNAASIAIMCINAQRETFRDKDSVRVHPIITKGGDLVNTVPADVRMESYVRANTIEAMQDANEKVNRAIRGASYAIGTTVEIDDMAGYLPLHQNEAMSSLFAQNAAELLGNEAVQSGLPFPGSTDVGDLSYIMPVIQPTVSGFCGAAHSRDFCIKDRELAYIVPAKLMALTAIDLLRDGARHAVSIRDNFPRKSVEQYKALWNDILENGR; translated from the coding sequence TTGGATGAACTGAAAAAAACCGTCTGTGCTGCAATTGATGCTAATCGTGAAAAGATAATACAAATTGGCGAAGAAATTTATAAACATCCTGAATTAGGTTACCAGGAACACAAAACATCGGATTTTATATCCCTATTGTTTACAGAGTTGGGATTAAAGAACATCTCCCGGCATGCCATCACAGGAGTCAGAGGACTTATATCAGGAAGAAGCCATGAAATATGCCTTGCTGTGATGGGAGAGCTGGACGCAGTCATCTGCCCGTCTCACCCCTTTGCCGACCCTGCCAGCGGAGCAGCCCATGCTTGTGGTCATAACGCCCAGCTGGCTTCCATGATAGGCTGTGCCATAGGGCTCACGGAGTCGGGAGCTATGGAACAGCTGGATGGTGATATCTGCTGCTTCGCCACTCCAGCAGAGGAATATGTCCAGATAGAATACCGTAAGCAGCTCATGGACCAGGGCAAGATCTCCTACCTCGGTGGAAAACAGCAGCTAATTGCTTCCGGAGCTTTTGATGATATCGATCTTGCCATGATGGTGCACAGTGAAACCAACGCTCCTGCTCCAAGGGTGGTGGTAAACGGCAGCGCTATGGGCTTCATAGGCAAAGCTGTTCGTTTCATAGGCAAGGAAGCCCATGCCGGAGGAGCTCCCCACGAAGGCATCAATGCTCTCAACGCAGCTTCCATTGCCATAATGTGCATAAATGCCCAGAGGGAAACTTTTCGGGACAAGGACAGCGTGCGGGTACATCCCATAATCACCAAGGGCGGTGACCTGGTCAATACGGTTCCGGCCGATGTGCGCATGGAAAGCTATGTGCGCGCCAATACCATCGAAGCGATGCAGGATGCCAATGAAAAAGTCAACCGGGCGATCCGTGGGGCTTCCTATGCCATCGGAACGACAGTGGAAATAGATGATATGGCCGGATATCTCCCCCTGCACCAAAATGAAGCGATGAGCAGCCTTTTTGCTCAAAATGCCGCAGAGCTTTTGGGAAACGAAGCAGTACAATCCGGCTTGCCTTTCCCCGGCTCCACCGATGTCGGTGATCTCAGCTATATTATGCCCGTCATCCAGCCTACTGTCAGCGGCTTCTGTGGTGCCGCCCACAGCAGGGATTTTTGCATCAAAGACAGAGAACTGGCTTATATTGTCCCGGCAAAGCTGATGGCTCTCACTGCCATAGACCTTTTAAGGGATGGTGCTCGTCATGCTGTGTCCATCCGGGATAACTTCCCCAGAAAGAGCGTAGAGCAGTACAAGGCTTTGTGGAATGATATTTTAGAAAATGGAAGATGA